A region of the Pseudarthrobacter sp. MM222 genome:
GGCCTTCGGCGACTTCGGCGCCGAAGGGCGGCACTTCCGGGCCGCCGTCGTGCCGGTAAAGGGACCGCCCGGACCGGTGACCTATCTGTTGGTCGGACGGGACACCGGGGACCTACAGGAACATCTCGTGTCCTCAATCCACACCTACGTCCTGGTCGCTGCCGGCACGCTGCTCGCTGCCGCCCTTCTCGGAGGCACGGTGGCCGGCAGGCTTCTTTACCCGCTGCGCCGGCTGCGCGAAGCCACCCGGGTGGTCAGTCCCGAGGACATGACACAGCGGGTGGAAGTCCGCAACGGCGCGGATGATGTCACGCTGCTCATGAAGACCTTCAACACCATGCTGGAACGGCTGGACGAGGGAGCGCAGCAGCAGCAAAAGTTTTTGGACGACGCGGGCCATGAGCTGCGGACTCCGCTGACGATCCTCCGTGGCCACCTGGAACTCGTGGCTGTGGACGACCCGGGCGATGTGACGGCCACGAGGGACGTCCTGCTCGAGGAAGTGGACCGGATGCAGCGGCTCGTGGACGACCTGCTCCTGCTGGCCAACGCCGGCCGCCCCGACTTCCTCAGGAAGCAGCCCGTCCGGTTCCCCGACTTCCTCCATCAGGTGATGGAGAAAGTCCACGTCCTCGCGGACCGCCACTGGCAACTGGACGAGTCGGCCGAGGTGATGCTGGAGGCGGACCCGCAGCGGATCACCCAAGCTCTGGTCCAGCTGGCCGCCAATGCGGTCAAATACACCGGGCCGTCCTCCACGATCGCCCTCGGCAGCCGGCTGGAAAGTTCGACGGCGCCGGACGGCTCGCCGCTGCCTGACGGCACGGCGGCGCTCGACGGCTCGCCGCTGCCAGAAGCGGACACGCTGCTGCTGTGGGTGCGTGACACCGGGACGGGAATCGCTCCGGAGGACCAGCAGCGGATCTTCGAGCGGTTCGGCCGAGCCCACCCTGGCCGCGGACAGGAGGGATCCGGACTGGGCCTGGCAATCGTCACCGCCATTGCCGAAGCGCATGGCGGGAACGCCGGCGTCGAATCCGAGTACGGTCACGGATCCCGGTTCTTGGTCCGGATCCCGCTCCAGCCTGTCGGTGCACGGCTCTGAGCAGCACCGCGCAGAGCAGCACCGCGCAGTTGATGAAAAATCATTAATCTTCCCCTCATCGTTTCCTCACCCTGCGGCTCCAAGCTGTAGCTAAGAAGAAGCGGGGAGGATGACCGTGGAGCCACTGCGGATAGTGCTTTACTCACATGATTCAGTGGGCCTGGGCCACGTGCGCCGAAACCTGGTGCTGGCCCACGCGCTTGCCAATCAACTCCCGGGGCTGACCGGCCGCCCCGTCACCGGTATCCTCATCACCGGCACAGCGCACGCCCCCGGGTTCCCTGCCCCCGAGGGCTGGGACTGGGTGCTGCTTCCCGGCATCGGGAAGAGCCCCGAGGGCTACCTGCCCCGGAATCTCAGCCTGCCCATGGCCGAGCTCGTGTCCCTGCGTTCGAGGCTGTTGCACGGGGTACTGGCGGGCTTCCGCCCCGACCTGGTGATCGTGGACCGCCATGCCACCGGCGTCCACCGGGAACTGGAAAGTGCCCTGCGGCATGCCCGGGCCGAGGGCCCGGTTCGCGTGGTGCTGGGCCTTCGTGAAGTCCTCGATGCCCCGGACCCAGCCTTTACCGAATGGGCCCGCTTCGGTGGAGCACGGATGGTCAAGTCTCTTTTCGACGCAATCTGGGTCTACGGCGACCCTGCCATCCACGATCCGGTGGCATCCGGCGAGATCCCGTTTTCGCTGCGCAAGCTCATTCGGTACACCGGCTACCTGGCCACCGGGCGTCCCTCGGTCTCCGGCACCAGTTGTATGGACGGCCCCTACGTGATGACCACAGTGGGCGGCGGCTCGGACGGCCACGCCCTCGCGCGGCTCGCGGTCGCGGCACCGGTCCCGGCCGGGCTGGGCCATCTGGTTGTGGCCGGCCCGCAGATGCCCGTTGAGGAGTTCGAGGACCTGGCCCGCCATGCCCGCCCAGGGGTCAAGGTGGTCCCTGCCCTGAACGACATCGTCTTCCACCTCCGTCACGCTGCCGCCGTCGTGGCGATGGGCGGGTACAACACGGTGTGCGAAATTCTGAGCACCAGCGTCCCCGCCCTCATCGTCCCCCGCACCGAGTCGCGGGCCGAACAGCGCATCCGGGCCAACTCCCTCGCCAAGGCCGGCTATCTGGAACAGCACGAGATCGACACCCTGACCCCGGAGATCCTGGCCGATTGGTGGGCCTCGCGCCTCGGTACCACGGTGGACCGGCGGCGGGCGGTCCTGGACGGGCTGATCCGGGTCCCGCAGCTGGCCGCCGGTCTGCTGCAGACGGCAGTGGCCGCGGGCGTCGCCGCGGACGAAGCGGAGGCAAACGTCGTCGAGGTCCCCGCAGCCGCGAAGGGAAGTGCCGCCCGTGTTGCCGTCTGAACCTGGGACGGCCTACGTCCTGAAGATGTATCCGCGCTTCTCGGAGACGTTCATCGTTTCCGAGATCCTGGCACGGGAAGCCGCCGGGGACCGGATCGAAATTTTCTCCCTGCGGCCTACCACCGATGCCCGGTTCCACTCCGAGCTCGCCCGGGTACAGGCTCCTGTGACCTACATCGACCGGCCAATTAAGACCGTGGCCCTGTGGGACTGCCTGCAAAAGGCTGCGGCAGCCGGACTCATGCCGGCCCTGAGCCGCAACCTTGGCGAACTTGCCGCCGCCACTGCGGACGACGCCATCCAGGCCGTCAGTTTAGCCACGGCCCTGCAGAACCGGAACATCCGGCACATGCACGTACACTTCGCGTCCGGCGCCGCCACGGTGGCACGGCTGACCTCGGCCATCACCGGCATCCCGTTCTCCTTCACCGCGCACGCGGTGGACATTTTCCATGAGTCGGTCCGCGACGAGGACCTGCAGCTGAAGCTCGAGAAGGCCCACCACGCCGTCACCATCAGCCGCTTCAACCTGCGCTACCTGCGCCGCCGTTTCCCGGCCTCCACGTCCCGGCTGCACCTGGTGCGCAACGGACTGGAGCTGGAGCGGTTCCCGTACCGGGATCCTCGCCCGCCCGGCACCACGCTGCGCATCGCCGCGGTGGGGCGCCTGGTGGAGAAGAAGGGGTTCCAGCATTTGCTGCCGGCCGCCGCCGAACTCCTGGAACGGGGCGTCAAGCTGGAGCTGCGCATCGCAGGGACCGGCATTCTGGCCGAGGAGCTGGAGGCGAGCATCGGGCAGCTCCGGCTCCAGGACAACGTCCGCCTGATCGGGCCCCAGACCCAGGACCAGATCCACGAACTGCTCGACTCCGCCGATGTCTTCGTGGCGCCCTGCGTCGTCGGTGCCGACGGCAACGCCGACGGCATGCCCACCGTCCTGCTGGAAGCCATGGCCACGGGAGTGCCCTGCGTCAGCACGTCGGTCACCGGGATTCCGGAGGCCATCCGCAACGGCTCCACCGGGGTCCTCGTCCGGCCGGGAAACCCGCACGCGCTGGCCCGTGCTGTCCGCACCCTCGTTTCCCCCGGCACCGACAGGGCGGCTCTGGCCCGCAATGCCCGCGCCCTGGTCGAGGAGGACTACGACGTCCGCCGCCAGGCCGAACTCCTCAGGTCCCTCTCCCGCCCGGAGAGGCAAGTCGCATGACACGCGTGGCCTACTTTTGCGCAGACCCAGGGGTGCCGGTCTTCGGCACGAAGGGCTCCTCGGTCCACGTCCAGGAGATCGTCCGGGCGTGGCGCGGCACCGGTGCCGACGTCACGGTCTACTGCGCGCGCCGCGGAACGGACCGGCCCGCCGATCTGGCCGATCTCGACGTCGTCGAGGTCACCCCGAAGTCGGCCACGGCCGGTGCCGCAAGGGAGCAGGCCATCGAGGACGCCGCGCTGGCCCTCGTTGACGAAGTGCTCCACCGCGGCTGCGGCCTGATTTACGAACGCTATTCACTGTTCAGCCCGGCACTGTCCGTGCTTGCCCCCGTGCTGGACATCCCGTCGGTGCTCGAAATCAACGCCCCGCTGATCGAGGAGCAGCAGCGGTACCGCCAACTGGTGGACGTCAAGAAGGCCGAGACCGTTTTGCGGCGAAATGCGAGAACGGCCGACGTCGTCGCCTGCGTCTCCGAACCTGTGGTCCGCTGGGTTCTGCAGCGGGTACCGTCCGCACGGACGGTGCTGGTGCCCAACGGCGTCAACATCCACCGGATCACCCCGCGCCAGCCCGGCCGGCGCAGCCCGAACCACCTCACTGTCGCCTTCGTCGGCACGCTCAAGCCGTGGCACGGCGTACCGGGCCTTTTGCATGGAGTGGCCCTGGCCAATGCGCAGACACCGGACCCCGCTAACCGCTGGCGGGCGCTGGTGATAGGGAACGGACCGGTCCGTGAGGACCTCGAACGGCTCGCCGCCACGCTTGGCGTGGAAGCCCGATTCACCGGGGCGGTGCCACCTGACGCCGTGCCAGGGCTCCTCGACGACGCCGACGCCGGGGCAGCCCCCTACCCCGCCGACGTCGCCGGCCAGGACGATTACTTCTCTCCGCTGAAGGTCTATGAATACATGGCGGCCGCGCTGCCCATCATCGCCAGTGCCGTGGGCCAGATCCCGTCCATCCTGGAACACGGGCGAACGGGGATCCTGGTGCCGCCCGGAGAACCAGCCGCAGTGGCTGAGGCCCTCATCCTGCTCGCAGGGGATCCCGCCCTTCGCGAACGCCTCGGCACGTCCGCACGCGCAGACGCCGAGCAGCATTTCAGTTGGGACGGCGTACTCACTCGCATCACCCACTGCCTGCCCCCGATCCGGAGGGCGGCCACCCAGTGAGCAAGAAGTCCAGTCCTTCACCGCCAGACGGGACGCGCCGCGCCTGGCACCTGCGCCGGCGGCACGGCAGTAAACCTGAATCCGGGCTGCGCCGCACCCTTCGCTGTGCCATGCCGCATCTTCGCGGGCACCGGCTCCTGATGACCTGGGGATTCGTGGCCATGATGGTAGGCGTCCTGCTCCGCCTGCTGGAGCCGTGGCCGGTGAAGATGGTGATCGATTCGGTGTCACGTTCGCTGGGCGCAACCATCAAGAGGCCCGGGCCCACCATGGAGGCCAGCCTGGAGACCATGCTGCTGTGCGGGGGCGCGATTGTGGTCATCAGCGTCCTGCGGGCCATCGCCAATTACTGGTCCGCCATCGCGTTCGCCACGATCGGATCCAAGGTCGCAGCCGATCTGAGAGCCCAAACCTTCCGCCACGTTCAGGGCCTGTCCATGCGGCACCACACACGGGCCTCGTCCGGCGACACCGTCCAGCGCCTCGTGAGCGACGTCTCCCGCCTCCAGGACGTGGCGGTCCACGCGGGACTGCCCATGGTGGGAAACATAGTGACGCTCGTCGCCATGACCCTCATCATGTTTTGGCTGGATCCCCTGCTGGCCCTGGTCGTCTTTGTATCCACCGGGATATTCGCCGTGCTCTCCCACCGGAGTTCCGGACCGATCACCGCTGCGGCCCGCAAGTCCCGCAAGGGTGAAAGCGCGTTGGCCACCACCGCTAGCCAGACCCTCGGAGCCATGCGCGAAGTACAGGCCTACGGACTCGAGGACACCATCAGTTCCAGCTTCCGGCACTCCAACAATGCCGCCACGGGCACGGGCGTTGCCGCCATGCGGCTGACCGCCAGCCTGTCGCGCCGCACGGATGTCCTGATCGGCCTCGCCACCGCGATTGTGCTGGCCGGAGGCGGCTGGCGCGTACTGAACCACTCGCTCAGCCCCGGGGACCTCATCATCTTCCTCACCTACCTGAAGACCGGGATGCGGCCGCTGAAGGACCTGGCCAAGCAGACCAGCCGGATCGCCAAGGCCACTGCCTCGGGCGAGCGCGTCGCGGACCTCCTCGAGGCCCAGACCGACCTGCCTGAGGCCCCGAACGCCCGTCCGTTGCAGAGCCGGAACCCGGACATCACGTTCGAGAACGTCTTCGCCGGTCACGGCGAGGGGACCACCGTGCTCCAGAAGATCAACCTGCACATCCCGGCCGGGGAGCATCTGGCCATCCTTGGCCCGTCCGGGGCCGGGAAATCGACGTTGGCCAGCCTGGTCCTGCGGATGATCGACCCCACCTCGGGCGTGGTCCGGGTGGGGGGAGAGGACCTGCGGGAACTCCAGATCGCCTCCGTGCGCTCCCACGTCTCAATCCTGCTGCAGGACTCCGTGCTCTTCGGCACCACGGTCAAGGAGAACATCAAGTTCGGGCGCCTCGAGGCCTCCGACGAGGACATTGCACAGGCCGCCAGGCTGGCCCAGGCGGACGGCTTTATCCGCGAACTCCCCAAAGGCTATGACACCCTTCTGGCAGAAGCCGCCAAGGATCTCTCCGGCGGCCAACGCCAGCGGCTTGCGATCGCCCGCGCGATCCTCCGGCAGGCACCCATCGTCATCCTCGATGAGGCGACGGCCGGATTGGACCCGGCGTCCCGCGAATCCATCCTGGACGCCCTCGAGGTCCTGACCCGGGAACGGACGACGATCACCATCACCCACGATGCCTTCGCCGCACGCGCCTGCGACCGGGTGATTTGGCTCGAGGAAGGCCGCATTATCGAAGAGGGCCGCCCGCTGGAGCTGCTCCAGGACCCCGGGAGCCACTTCGCCAAATGGATGGGAACCGCGCCTGCCCCCGCCCCGGCCCGCCGGGTAGGGCCGGCCACATCCGGCCTGGAGGTTAGGACGTGAACGCACTCCGGACGCAATGGCGGCACGCCGACCTCGCGCTCGCCGGCCGCGACGCGGAACTCCCCTGCCTTGCAGCCATGCTCGACGACGACGCCCTCTCCGAGCTGGTGGGCGAAGCACTCCAAGTCACCCGGGTCCGGTACAAGCCACACACCTCGTTGCTGGTTGCGTTCCTGCGCACCGGCAAAGGCGGGGGAAGTTACGGCTGGGCTCTCAGCACGGCGAGCAACGTCAAGTTGGAAGGCCGTGCGCGCTCCTCGGCGCGGAGTGGCGGAGGCGTTCGCCTCATCCGGCTACCCCTGCCGCACACGGACGCGATCATGGCCGTGGGCGGCATCGAGGACGACTGGGCCTTACGGAAGAACCTGCGGTGGCTGGGAGAGCACGGACTCGAACGGCTCGGCGTGGCCCACGCACCCGGACAAGGACTGCTTAGCGGCACCACCCGGGTACTGCGCTACAAGCCCGAGCGGCGGCTGGTTCTGCTGGCAGGTTCTCCGGATGCTCCCGTTGTGATCAAGACCGCGGCCCTGCCCGCCGACGAGGATGCGGACCTGCTGTTCCATCAGCGGCTGCGGCGGCACGGGGTTCCGGTGCTTCCCCGGCTCAGCGGGGAAGGATTGGCCAGACACGGCACCAGCGCCAGCCCCGTGTGGGGCGATCGGGACCTGACCGCGAGCGCCGGCCCGGAAGGTGCCCGCCTCGCGGGAGAGGCCCTCGCACGGCTCCATGGCATGCCCTCCGAGGTTGAGTCCGGCCCTGCAACGCAGTCCGAAGCGCTTCGGCTTCAGTTGGAGGCAACCTGCTCTATGGTCGTTTCCCTCTTGCCCGCGCTCGGGCCGCCGGCCGCCAAGGTCGCAGACCGGATCCGCCGCCAGCTGGATGGAGCCCCGGATGGTGGGACCGCCGCCCAGGTCCACGGGGATTTCTCCGCGGACCAGGTGCTGGTCAGCGGAACCGACATCCGCCTGATCGACTTCGACCGCGCGCGCGTTGGGACCCCGGAATCCGATCTGGGTTCCTTTGCAGCGGTCGAGGAAATCAGCCACTGGAGAGGGACCGCGCTGACCACCCAGCACACCCAACATCTGATGGAAGGCTACATCGAGGCGGGCGGCCGGTTCACGCCCCCGGCAGTGGACGCGTGGGCGGCGGTCCGGTTCTTCGCGAACATCGTTGATCCGTTCAGGGACCGGAGGCCGGAGTGGGCCGGCGAAATGTCCCGGCACCTTGAACGGGCCCAGGAGTTGATCCCATGAGCTGGCTTCCACCGGTCCCGCAGACCGCCGTCGACGGGTCCGGCCGGACCTGGCACATCCACCGGGCGTGGGCGGACCGGACACCGGGCGACTACGCCCTGGAGGTCGTGGCGCCCGGACAGCCGGGCGTCCGCGGAGCCCAGCTCCGCTCCGGACACTTTGAGCTCCTGTCCGGCTACGACCCGGGACTGCCGGCATTCCAGGAGGAGGCGCGGCAAGGTGTAGTAATCTGCCACCGGCCCCACAAACGGGCCGTCATCCGGGCGGACGGCTGCTACATCAAGATCTTCGAGCCCGGCGCCGCCGTGGTCCCCGCCGAACGCTGCGCACAGACGGACCTTGTCCTGGCACCCAATATCTTCGACGTACCCAAAATTCTTCGCAGCTCCCCCGACGTCCTCGTTTTCAGTACTGTCCCCGGACGGACTTTGGGGGACCTGGGCCTGGATACGACGACGGTCAGCGACGAAGCTCTGGCCCGGGCGTGGGACAAATGGACGCAGGCCTGGACCGCCCAGGTGGGCGGCCGCTACGACGCCGCCAGGCGGCGAGCCCTCGGCACCCTGCCGCTTCATCCGCCGGAGGCCGAAGTGTCGGATTTGTGGCGGTGGGTGAACCGCTGGCTGCGCCACTACAAAAACGTTCCCGAAGCGTCGGCGCAAGGCGAGGCGTTGTGGGCCCGGGCGGAAGAGGTGGCGCGGGACCTGCTCGAAGCGGAACCCGATCCGCTGGTCTGGTCCCACGGGGATCTTCACGACAACCAAATCCTCACCACGGGCGGTGCGGCGCCGCTCGGGTTGCTGGATTTTGACGACACGGCCCAAGCCGAGGCCGCCCGGGACCTCGCCAATATGGATGTTCTCCTGGAACTTCGCGTGCGGAAGAGCCGGATAACGCCGGCACGGTACCTGACGGTGCACAATCAGATTCTGGCCGCCGCCGAAGAACTGCACGTCAGTCCGGGCCGGTTCCAGACCTATTCCGACGTCGTCTGGCTGCGTAAGGCATGTTCCCCGCTGCCCCGGCGCTCGTCCATGGCCCTCGACATTCTCACCGCACGCGCCGTGCACCGTGGCCGCCGGGCTCAGGAGCTGATGACATGAGCTGGCACCCCCCGGTTCCGGTCGCCGTACCGGACAAGAACGGCACAAGCCTGCTGGTCCGGCGGGCCTGGCCCGCCGAAACCGCAGGCCACTACGTCTTGGAGCTGACGGCACCGGACCGGGCAGGGGTCCGGGCAGCCCACCTCCGGGCCGGACAGTTGGAGCTGCTGCCAAAAGGCAGGGACCCCCGCCTGCACGCTTTGGCACAACTGGCACGGAACGGCGAGGTGGTGGTGCACCGTGCCCACATGCGTGCCGTGGTCCGGGCCGGCGACCGCTATTCCAAGATCTTCCGGTCCAGCAGGTCCGTCGATTCCATGGCCCGGCACGCCGGGACGGTTGAACTCCTGGACTCTGAGGACTTCCTCGCACCCGAAATCGTCTCCTTCACGCCGGGCTGCCTCACCCTCAGCGGCCTCCCCGGCCGCTCCCTGTTTGAACTCGGAAACGACTCCGCGGTCAGCGATACCTGGTTCGAAACAGCCTGGCAAAAATGGTCCCAAGCCTGGGTCCGGCAGCAATGCCGGGCCGGCTCTGCCGCGCACCGTCCCGCCCTCGAGGCGCTCCCGCCCCGCAATGCCGCCGTCGAGCTGGAGAACATGCAACGCCTGGTGCACCTGTGGCTGCTGCACGCCCAGAACGTTCCGGAGGCCGAAGCCCAGCGAAATGCCGTCCGCGCGGCGGCAAGGCAGATCGCTGCTCAGCTGCTCGGGACCGAACCTGATCCCCCCGTGTGGTCCCATGGAGACCTCCACGACAAGCAGATCTTCGCTGCCGGCCCGGAAGCTTCGCTGGCGTTGCTGGACTTCGACGAGGCGGCGCGCGCCGAAGCCGCGGCCGACCTCGCTAACCTTTCCGTTCATCTTCAGCTGCGCCTGGGTCAGGGCCGCTTGACCGCCGCGCGGTACCAGGCCGCCCAACGCCACGTTCTCGCGGCTGTCGACGAACTTCGGGTCACCCCGGCGCGCTTCAATGCCTACGCGAACGCGACACGGCTGCGGCTGGGTTGCCTCTATTCCTTCCGGCCGCCGTGGGGCACCCTTGCCGAGGAATTCCTGAGCCACCCTGCAGAAGACGGTGAGCCGCTCCCCGCCGCCGGGGTGGCATCGGTTCGGGGCTGACTGCCTGCGGGGTAACTATCTGCGGGGGTTCGCGTGGCCGGGAACACCAAACCGGACGGAGACGTTGGCCCTTTTAGTGGCCCCATCGCTGGGACGCGCACGTACCGACTTCAGACCGTACCGAGAGGACTGCTTACATGGCTTACATCAAGGTTGGCACCGAGAACAGCACCGACGTCGAGCTGTACTACGAGGACCACGGGGCCGGGCAGCCGGTGGTTCTGATCCACGGCTACCCGCTGGACGGATCCTCCTGGGAGAAGCAGACCGCGGCCCTGCTGGGCGCCGGGTACCGCGTCATCACCTATGACCGCCGGGGCTTCGGCAAGTCCAGCAAGCCCACCGAAGGTTACGACTACGACACCTTCACGGCCGACCTCAACACGCTCCTCACCGCCCTGGACCTCGATGACGTCGTGCTGGTCGGCTTCTCGATGGGCACCGGCGAAGTGGGCCGCTATCTCGGCAGCTACGGCTCCGCCCGGGTGGCCAAGGCCGTGTTCCTCGGCTCACTGGAGCCCTACCTGCTGCAGGCCGAGGACAACCCCACCGGCGTCCCGCAATCGGTCTTCGATGGCCTGACGGAGGCTGTGACCGCGGACCGGTACGCCTTCTTCACCGACTTCTTCAAGAACTTCTACAACAGCGACACCTTCCTTGGCACTCCGCGGCTCAGCGAGGAAGTGATGCGTGCCGGCTGGAACCTTGCCACCTCGGGCGGTCCCACGGCCTCGGTGGCGGCGCAGCCCACCTGGTTGACCGATTTCCGCAAGGACATCCCGAAGATCGATGTCCCCGCGCTGATTGTCCACGGCACGGCGGACAACATCCTGCCGATCGACTCGACCGGGCGCGAGTTCGCCAAGGCCCTGCCGGCCGCCGAGTACCTCGAGATCGAGGGCGCCCCGCACGGGATGCTGTGGACCCATGCGGCCGAGGTCAACGAGGCGCTGCTCGGCTTCCTCGCCAAGTAGCGTCAACCTCCCGCCCCGGACCGCACGCCCGCCGCTGGTACCGGCCCCAACCTGCCTAGAACAAGGCGTCGGTGACGGCCGCAGTGAGCTGGTGGATGACCTCGGTGCGGTCCGGCACCGACAACAGGTCCTCGCCCTTGGTGTAGACGACGAAGGCGTAGGCGCGGCCGTCCTTCTCGAGGATGGCCGCGTCGTGGAGTTCCCCGCCGAGCAGGCCGTACTTGTGGAAGACCCTGACGCCGGCGGGGACAGCGGCGGGAATGAGCGTCTCGTAGTTAGTGTCCTGCATCAAGCCCAGCAGCTGTGCGGTGTCCTGCCCATCCAGCAAGTCTCCGCCGTAGAGTCCCGCCAGGATCCGGGCCATTTCTGAGGCAGTCAGGGTGTTGGTTTCCGGGTCATAGTCCACACCAATCGAGGCCGCGTAGTCCGTCAGCTCCGCGTGCCCTACCGCGTCCATGATCAGCGACCAGGAGTCGTTGTCGCTCTGCTGGATCATTTCCTGGAGCTGGAATTCCGCGGTGTAGTCCCCCAGCGGATCCGCCAGGGAGGCCGCGCCGGATTCGGTCAGGTTGTAGTACGCCTCGGCGGCCAGGACCTTCGCCGTGCTGGCCGCGACGAAGGCCTCCTGCACACCGTACTCGTGGACGGTTCCGCCGGAGAGGTCAAGGAGGGCGACGCCGATCTGGTATTCGCCGTGGGCGTCAATGATGCTGCTGATTTCCGTGTCCAGCTCAGCGTCGACAGGTCCGGACGACACCACGGGGCCCGGCATCGCCTCCGCCGCCGAAGCCGTGGCGGAGGGAACACTGGCCACCGGGCTGGTTGCCGCTGAGCGGGCGTCCGCGGCGGAGTGGATGCCTGCGGAAAGCGCAACCGCCAGGACGGCAGCGCACAGCGTCAGCAGGGCTGTGCGAAGGGAGCGGAACCGGCGGGAACGCGGTGGCCTGGGCGAGGTGCCCTGGGTGAGCTGCCGGCGGCTTGGCTGGTGGAGTGCGGGTTCTTCCATGGTGCTTTCAAGCTAGCCGGTCCGGCTGTGCCCGGGCTATGAACCAGCTGTCACCGGCCGGCCGAGCCCGATTTCAGGCGTCTTCGTCCCACATGCCGGCATCGGCCGCGTCTTCTGGCTTGTCCATCGCATCAGGGTCGCCGGATCCCACGTAGGCGGCGGGAACTGTGCCGGCGGCCTGGGTCAGCTGCTCCTCGCGGATATTCCCGGCCTGTCCGGCTTCCGCGTGGGGGTGCGGGGCTTCGACGGCGTCCGGGTCACCGGGTCCGCGAAGATCGGCCGGGTCGTTGCTGCTGTCCTGCGGATCACTCATGGGGCTGCCTTTCGCGAGGGGAACGGGTCACTTTCCCACAGTAACGTGAACCCTGCGGACTGGGCGGCCGACGGTTCGAGGAGCCCGACAGGCCCCAACCCGCCCCGGTCCGCGCGCCGCGCACCAGCGCCGGAATACGGCAATTGCCAGCGGTGTTGTGCATGGCAGCCCCGTTTTCCATCTTCCGAAGGATCCCCATGAGCCAGAATGTCACCGTAAAGCTTCAGCCCGGCACGCCCGCACCGGACTTCACCCTGCCGGACGCTGATGGGCGGAAGGTGTCCCTCGCCGATTACCGCGG
Encoded here:
- a CDS encoding sensor histidine kinase, giving the protein MTVTLSRLRESARAARATPPAPPPGRDPERSGWSARAHSVRFRVVAAMLLMMLAGLVVAGFITFAVQFQDSDTRVDQALLDKAHAVVKLVPSNERSDRETLKHGLHEAAEDIEPRSNEVMAGITEGKIEWTVDGSPEENLLNEDMHVAAVALTGAGDAAFGDFGAEGRHFRAAVVPVKGPPGPVTYLLVGRDTGDLQEHLVSSIHTYVLVAAGTLLAAALLGGTVAGRLLYPLRRLREATRVVSPEDMTQRVEVRNGADDVTLLMKTFNTMLERLDEGAQQQQKFLDDAGHELRTPLTILRGHLELVAVDDPGDVTATRDVLLEEVDRMQRLVDDLLLLANAGRPDFLRKQPVRFPDFLHQVMEKVHVLADRHWQLDESAEVMLEADPQRITQALVQLAANAVKYTGPSSTIALGSRLESSTAPDGSPLPDGTAALDGSPLPEADTLLLWVRDTGTGIAPEDQQRIFERFGRAHPGRGQEGSGLGLAIVTAIAEAHGGNAGVESEYGHGSRFLVRIPLQPVGARL
- a CDS encoding glycosyltransferase family protein, encoding MTVEPLRIVLYSHDSVGLGHVRRNLVLAHALANQLPGLTGRPVTGILITGTAHAPGFPAPEGWDWVLLPGIGKSPEGYLPRNLSLPMAELVSLRSRLLHGVLAGFRPDLVIVDRHATGVHRELESALRHARAEGPVRVVLGLREVLDAPDPAFTEWARFGGARMVKSLFDAIWVYGDPAIHDPVASGEIPFSLRKLIRYTGYLATGRPSVSGTSCMDGPYVMTTVGGGSDGHALARLAVAAPVPAGLGHLVVAGPQMPVEEFEDLARHARPGVKVVPALNDIVFHLRHAAAVVAMGGYNTVCEILSTSVPALIVPRTESRAEQRIRANSLAKAGYLEQHEIDTLTPEILADWWASRLGTTVDRRRAVLDGLIRVPQLAAGLLQTAVAAGVAADEAEANVVEVPAAAKGSAARVAV
- a CDS encoding glycosyltransferase, which translates into the protein MLPSEPGTAYVLKMYPRFSETFIVSEILAREAAGDRIEIFSLRPTTDARFHSELARVQAPVTYIDRPIKTVALWDCLQKAAAAGLMPALSRNLGELAAATADDAIQAVSLATALQNRNIRHMHVHFASGAATVARLTSAITGIPFSFTAHAVDIFHESVRDEDLQLKLEKAHHAVTISRFNLRYLRRRFPASTSRLHLVRNGLELERFPYRDPRPPGTTLRIAAVGRLVEKKGFQHLLPAAAELLERGVKLELRIAGTGILAEELEASIGQLRLQDNVRLIGPQTQDQIHELLDSADVFVAPCVVGADGNADGMPTVLLEAMATGVPCVSTSVTGIPEAIRNGSTGVLVRPGNPHALARAVRTLVSPGTDRAALARNARALVEEDYDVRRQAELLRSLSRPERQVA
- a CDS encoding glycosyltransferase family 4 protein, translated to MTRVAYFCADPGVPVFGTKGSSVHVQEIVRAWRGTGADVTVYCARRGTDRPADLADLDVVEVTPKSATAGAAREQAIEDAALALVDEVLHRGCGLIYERYSLFSPALSVLAPVLDIPSVLEINAPLIEEQQRYRQLVDVKKAETVLRRNARTADVVACVSEPVVRWVLQRVPSARTVLVPNGVNIHRITPRQPGRRSPNHLTVAFVGTLKPWHGVPGLLHGVALANAQTPDPANRWRALVIGNGPVREDLERLAATLGVEARFTGAVPPDAVPGLLDDADAGAAPYPADVAGQDDYFSPLKVYEYMAAALPIIASAVGQIPSILEHGRTGILVPPGEPAAVAEALILLAGDPALRERLGTSARADAEQHFSWDGVLTRITHCLPPIRRAATQ
- a CDS encoding ABC transporter ATP-binding protein, translated to MPHLRGHRLLMTWGFVAMMVGVLLRLLEPWPVKMVIDSVSRSLGATIKRPGPTMEASLETMLLCGGAIVVISVLRAIANYWSAIAFATIGSKVAADLRAQTFRHVQGLSMRHHTRASSGDTVQRLVSDVSRLQDVAVHAGLPMVGNIVTLVAMTLIMFWLDPLLALVVFVSTGIFAVLSHRSSGPITAAARKSRKGESALATTASQTLGAMREVQAYGLEDTISSSFRHSNNAATGTGVAAMRLTASLSRRTDVLIGLATAIVLAGGGWRVLNHSLSPGDLIIFLTYLKTGMRPLKDLAKQTSRIAKATASGERVADLLEAQTDLPEAPNARPLQSRNPDITFENVFAGHGEGTTVLQKINLHIPAGEHLAILGPSGAGKSTLASLVLRMIDPTSGVVRVGGEDLRELQIASVRSHVSILLQDSVLFGTTVKENIKFGRLEASDEDIAQAARLAQADGFIRELPKGYDTLLAEAAKDLSGGQRQRLAIARAILRQAPIVILDEATAGLDPASRESILDALEVLTRERTTITITHDAFAARACDRVIWLEEGRIIEEGRPLELLQDPGSHFAKWMGTAPAPAPARRVGPATSGLEVRT
- a CDS encoding phosphotransferase; protein product: MNALRTQWRHADLALAGRDAELPCLAAMLDDDALSELVGEALQVTRVRYKPHTSLLVAFLRTGKGGGSYGWALSTASNVKLEGRARSSARSGGGVRLIRLPLPHTDAIMAVGGIEDDWALRKNLRWLGEHGLERLGVAHAPGQGLLSGTTRVLRYKPERRLVLLAGSPDAPVVIKTAALPADEDADLLFHQRLRRHGVPVLPRLSGEGLARHGTSASPVWGDRDLTASAGPEGARLAGEALARLHGMPSEVESGPATQSEALRLQLEATCSMVVSLLPALGPPAAKVADRIRRQLDGAPDGGTAAQVHGDFSADQVLVSGTDIRLIDFDRARVGTPESDLGSFAAVEEISHWRGTALTTQHTQHLMEGYIEAGGRFTPPAVDAWAAVRFFANIVDPFRDRRPEWAGEMSRHLERAQELIP